Proteins encoded together in one Mycobacterium sp. MS1601 window:
- a CDS encoding gamma-glutamyl-gamma-aminobutyrate hydrolase family protein has product MVLNVCKPVLGLTTYLQQAQTGVWDVLASFLPAIYLEGVTRAGGIAALLPPQPVDDAVAQRVLDGLDGLIITGGRDVDPAAYGHDAHPRTDQPALERDAWEFALLRGALARNMPVLGICRGAQVLNVALGGTLHQHLPDVLGHTRHQAGNAVFTTSAVRTVPGTRTAALIGESTDAQCYHHQAINSLAPGLIVSAKDSADGVIEAVEVDPAHYPDAWVVAVQWHPEERLDDLRLFAGVVTAAREYSTERVS; this is encoded by the coding sequence GTGGTTTTGAACGTATGTAAACCCGTATTGGGTCTGACCACCTATCTCCAGCAGGCCCAAACCGGTGTTTGGGATGTCCTGGCCAGCTTCCTGCCCGCCATCTACCTCGAAGGGGTCACCCGGGCCGGCGGTATCGCGGCGCTGCTGCCGCCGCAGCCGGTGGACGACGCGGTGGCGCAGCGGGTGCTCGACGGGCTCGACGGGCTGATCATCACCGGCGGCCGCGACGTCGACCCAGCTGCCTACGGCCACGATGCCCATCCACGCACCGACCAGCCTGCGCTCGAGCGTGACGCCTGGGAATTCGCGCTGCTGCGAGGCGCTTTGGCGCGCAACATGCCGGTGCTCGGGATCTGCCGGGGCGCCCAGGTGCTCAACGTGGCCCTCGGCGGCACCCTGCACCAGCACCTCCCCGACGTGCTGGGGCACACCCGCCACCAGGCCGGCAACGCGGTGTTCACCACATCGGCGGTGCGCACCGTGCCCGGCACCAGAACCGCGGCGTTGATCGGGGAGTCCACCGACGCCCAGTGTTATCACCACCAGGCCATCAACTCGCTGGCTCCCGGTCTGATCGTCAGCGCCAAGGACAGCGCCGACGGTGTGATCGAAGCCGTGGAGGTGGACCCGGCGCACTACCCGGACGCCTGGGTGGTGGCGGTGCAATGGCACCCCGAGGAGCGGCTGGACGATCTGCGGCTGTTCGCCGGTGTGGTGACGGCAGCCAGGGAGTACTCGACAGAGAGGGTGTCATGA
- a CDS encoding glutamine synthetase family protein yields the protein MSVNRGKLSALQLEELVAAGEIDTVIVAFTDMQGRLTGKRVSARLFVEDTAIHGAECCNYLLAVDVDMNTVDGYAMSSWEAGYGDMVMTPDFSTLRRLPWLPGSALVMADLSWHGGAPVVAAPRSILRTQLDRLAERGLAAFVGTELEFMVFDDSYRAAWKSGYRGLTPATDYNVDYAMLASTRMEPLLRDIRLGMQGAGLYCEGVKGECNLGQQEIAFRYDEALVTCDNHTIYKNGAKEIADQHGKSLTFMAKFDEREGNSCHIHISLRGTDGSAVFADDADPLGMSAMFRSFIAGQLATLRELTLFYAPNINSYKRFVDGSFAPTAIAWGLDNRTCALRVVGHGHGMRMECRAPGGDVNQYLATAALIAGGLHGIDAGLELEEPTAGNAYTGGAQRLPTTLAEAAELFENSAVAREAFGDEVVAHYLNNARVELKAYNSAVTDWERVRGFERM from the coding sequence GTGAGTGTGAACCGAGGAAAGCTGTCGGCGCTGCAGCTCGAAGAACTGGTGGCCGCCGGCGAGATCGACACCGTGATCGTCGCGTTCACCGACATGCAGGGCCGGCTGACCGGCAAACGGGTGTCCGCGCGACTGTTCGTCGAGGACACCGCCATCCACGGCGCCGAATGCTGCAACTACCTCCTGGCCGTCGACGTCGACATGAACACCGTCGACGGTTACGCCATGTCCAGCTGGGAGGCCGGCTACGGCGACATGGTCATGACGCCGGACTTCTCGACATTGCGGCGGCTGCCCTGGCTGCCGGGGTCGGCTCTGGTGATGGCCGACCTCTCCTGGCACGGGGGAGCACCCGTGGTGGCCGCGCCGCGGAGCATTCTGCGCACCCAACTGGACCGGCTGGCCGAGCGCGGACTGGCCGCGTTCGTGGGTACCGAGCTGGAATTCATGGTGTTCGACGACAGCTATCGCGCGGCTTGGAAGTCCGGCTACCGGGGTTTGACCCCCGCGACGGACTACAACGTGGACTACGCGATGCTGGCGTCCACCCGGATGGAGCCGTTGCTGCGCGACATCCGCCTGGGCATGCAGGGCGCCGGTCTGTACTGCGAGGGTGTCAAAGGCGAATGCAACCTCGGCCAGCAGGAGATCGCCTTCCGGTATGACGAAGCGCTGGTCACCTGCGACAACCACACCATCTACAAAAACGGTGCCAAGGAGATCGCCGACCAGCATGGCAAGAGCCTGACGTTCATGGCGAAATTCGACGAGCGCGAGGGCAACAGTTGCCACATCCACATCTCGCTGAGAGGCACGGACGGGTCGGCGGTGTTCGCCGACGACGCCGACCCGCTGGGGATGTCGGCCATGTTTCGCAGCTTCATCGCAGGACAGTTGGCCACGCTGCGGGAACTCACACTTTTCTACGCGCCGAACATCAACTCCTACAAGCGATTTGTCGACGGCAGCTTCGCGCCCACCGCCATCGCGTGGGGGTTGGACAACCGCACCTGTGCGCTGCGGGTGGTCGGACACGGGCACGGCATGCGAATGGAATGCCGGGCGCCCGGTGGGGACGTCAACCAGTACCTCGCGACGGCCGCGCTGATCGCCGGCGGCCTGCATGGTATCGACGCCGGCCTGGAACTGGAAGAGCCCACCGCGGGCAACGCCTACACCGGTGGTGCGCAACGCCTTCCGACCACCCTGGCAGAGGCGGCCGAGTTGTTCGAGAATTCGGCGGTGGCCCGTGAGGCGTTCGGTGACGAGGTGGTGGCCCATTACCTCAACAACGCTCGGGTGGAGCTGAAGGCCTACAACTCGGCGGTCACCGACTGGGAGCGGGTGCGTGGTTTTGAACGTATGTAA
- a CDS encoding amino acid permease gives MPEGHEHLSDDEKHLAKLGYTQELSRSWSGFSNFAISFSIISILAGCFTSFGLGWNNGGPAAIAWGWPIVSVFILMIGLCMSELVSAFPTSGGIYWWAAKLGGPKAGFYTGWLNLIGLIAILASVAYGSATFLDLTLGTFSEGWLAGYSLTRTFILFVVILAAVAVINIFSSHLLAVINNISVWWHVAGAAAVILILILVPEQHASFSDVFAQTINNSGIFGGEKNIGWLLFVLPIAAILTQYTITGYDASAHLSEETHSAADAAAKGIWRSIFYSAIGGWILLLAFLFAVQDADEVSASGGAVVTIFTQAMDTPWVGVVLLISTAGQLFCTTACQTSASRMLFAFSRDRAVPGHQLWSKVNHARVPANAVIVTAILAAVITLPALVEVDINGAPVPVAFFAVVSIGVVGLYLCFAVPIYLRWRMGDAFEVGSWNLRGHHRWLAPIALIEIVVTSIIAMFPTSLGGMPWDPSFEWKFVNYTPLLVGGVLVLLFIYWHVSVKHWFTGPIKQVDSSGDTLEGVS, from the coding sequence GTGCCCGAAGGACACGAACATCTCAGCGATGACGAGAAGCATCTCGCGAAACTGGGCTACACCCAGGAGCTGTCCCGCTCCTGGTCCGGCTTCTCCAATTTCGCCATCTCGTTCTCCATCATCTCCATCCTGGCCGGTTGCTTCACGTCCTTCGGGCTGGGTTGGAACAATGGCGGACCCGCGGCCATCGCGTGGGGTTGGCCCATCGTGTCGGTCTTCATCCTGATGATCGGCCTGTGCATGTCGGAATTGGTGTCGGCGTTTCCCACCTCCGGCGGAATCTATTGGTGGGCAGCCAAACTGGGCGGTCCAAAGGCCGGGTTCTATACCGGCTGGCTGAACCTGATCGGCCTCATCGCCATCTTGGCCTCGGTCGCCTACGGCAGTGCGACATTCCTGGACCTGACGCTGGGCACCTTCAGCGAAGGCTGGTTGGCCGGCTACAGCCTGACCCGCACGTTCATCCTGTTCGTCGTCATCCTGGCGGCGGTGGCCGTCATCAACATCTTCTCGTCGCACCTACTGGCGGTGATCAACAACATCTCGGTGTGGTGGCACGTCGCGGGTGCCGCAGCGGTCATCTTGATCCTGATCCTGGTGCCTGAGCAGCACGCCAGCTTTTCCGACGTGTTCGCCCAGACCATCAACAACTCCGGCATCTTCGGCGGCGAGAAGAACATCGGCTGGCTGCTGTTCGTGCTGCCGATCGCGGCGATCCTGACGCAGTACACGATCACCGGCTACGACGCGTCCGCCCACCTGTCGGAAGAGACCCACAGCGCCGCCGACGCGGCGGCCAAGGGCATCTGGCGGTCGATCTTCTACTCGGCCATCGGCGGCTGGATCCTGTTGCTGGCCTTCCTGTTCGCCGTGCAGGATGCCGACGAGGTGTCGGCCAGCGGCGGTGCGGTGGTCACCATCTTCACCCAGGCGATGGACACCCCGTGGGTGGGCGTCGTGCTGCTGATCTCCACCGCCGGCCAACTGTTCTGCACCACCGCCTGCCAGACCAGCGCTTCCCGCATGCTGTTCGCGTTCAGCCGCGATCGCGCCGTGCCCGGACACCAGCTGTGGTCGAAGGTGAATCACGCCCGGGTGCCTGCCAATGCCGTGATCGTCACCGCGATCCTGGCGGCCGTGATCACCCTGCCGGCACTGGTGGAGGTGGACATCAACGGCGCGCCGGTGCCGGTCGCGTTCTTCGCGGTGGTCTCCATCGGCGTGGTGGGGCTCTACCTGTGCTTCGCCGTGCCGATCTATCTGCGCTGGCGAATGGGCGATGCCTTCGAGGTCGGGAGCTGGAATCTACGCGGCCACCATCGCTGGCTGGCGCCCATAGCGCTCATCGAGATTGTCGTGACATCCATCATCGCGATGTTCCCGACGTCGCTGGGCGGCATGCCGTGGGACCCCAGCTTCGAATGGAAGTTCGTCAACTACACCCCGCTGTTGGTGGGCGGAGTGCTGGTGCTGCTCTTCATCTACTGGCACGTCTCGGTGAAGCACTGGTTCACCGGTCCGATCAAGCAGGTGGACAGTTCAGGAGACACCCTCGAAGGCGTTTCCTGA
- the ngg gene encoding N-acetylglutaminylglutamine synthetase, whose amino-acid sequence MTLSQSDSDHPEATEAITMSLHEASPQHLVDAMAENVELELGWGRLIFGQTYADPAELAEALRREGPGRRDICIYARESHVLVAMAPHELFIDPSHTYRLRFTGESVAPSASPVAITVRPLRSVADADAMNRVYVRCGMVPAPTDVIWDNHENAHAIEYLVAVRDDDDTVIGTVTGVDHERLFSDPEQGSSLWTLAVDPAASVPGVGETLTRALAAIFAERGRAYMDLSVAHDNGAAIGLYEKLGFQRVPVLAIKRKNAINEPLFTPVSETVDDLNPYARIIADEATRRGIHVEVLDAETGEVRLSHGGRSVVTRESLSEYTSAVAMSRCDDKRLTRRIVSEAGVVVPRGRLATFDAGDHEFFAEVGDVVVKPTRGEQGKGITVGVSGDEELDNALARAREQHPEVLIEQRANGDDLRLVVIDGKVVAAALRKPAEIIGTGTHTIEQLIEAQSRRRAAATGGESVIPVDEVTRATVAEAGWSFEDVLPEGQRLRVRRTANLHQGGTIHDVTAEVNPELCRVAVAAAEAIGIPVTGIDLLVPDVTGEEYVFVEANERPGLANHEPQPTAAAFIDFLFPGQPGLPQAWTPEHAPE is encoded by the coding sequence ATGACCTTGAGCCAGTCCGACTCTGATCATCCCGAGGCCACCGAAGCGATCACGATGAGCCTGCACGAGGCTTCACCGCAGCATCTCGTCGATGCCATGGCAGAGAACGTCGAACTGGAACTGGGTTGGGGCAGGCTGATTTTCGGGCAGACCTACGCCGACCCTGCTGAGCTGGCCGAGGCATTGCGCCGCGAGGGACCCGGCCGGCGCGACATCTGTATCTACGCCCGCGAGTCGCATGTGTTGGTCGCGATGGCACCGCACGAACTGTTCATCGACCCCAGTCACACCTACCGGCTGCGCTTCACCGGCGAGAGTGTGGCCCCGTCGGCCTCGCCGGTCGCAATCACGGTGCGGCCGTTGCGCAGCGTCGCCGACGCCGATGCGATGAACCGGGTCTACGTACGCTGCGGCATGGTGCCCGCACCCACCGACGTCATCTGGGACAACCACGAAAACGCCCACGCCATCGAATACCTGGTCGCGGTACGCGATGACGACGACACGGTGATCGGAACGGTTACCGGCGTCGATCACGAACGCCTGTTCTCCGATCCGGAGCAGGGCTCCAGTCTGTGGACCCTGGCCGTCGACCCCGCAGCCAGTGTGCCCGGTGTCGGCGAAACGCTGACCAGGGCACTGGCGGCCATCTTTGCCGAGCGCGGCCGGGCCTACATGGATCTGTCGGTGGCTCACGACAACGGTGCGGCCATCGGACTGTACGAGAAGCTCGGTTTCCAGCGGGTCCCGGTGCTCGCGATCAAACGCAAGAACGCGATCAACGAACCGTTGTTCACACCGGTGTCCGAGACCGTCGACGACCTGAACCCGTACGCGCGCATCATCGCCGACGAGGCCACCCGTCGCGGTATCCACGTCGAGGTACTCGACGCCGAGACCGGCGAGGTCCGGCTGTCCCACGGTGGCCGCAGCGTGGTGACGCGGGAGTCGTTGTCGGAGTACACCTCCGCGGTAGCGATGAGCCGCTGCGACGACAAGCGACTGACCCGGCGCATCGTCAGCGAGGCCGGCGTGGTGGTGCCCCGCGGCCGGCTCGCGACCTTCGATGCCGGCGACCACGAGTTCTTCGCCGAAGTGGGCGACGTGGTGGTCAAGCCCACCCGTGGTGAGCAGGGCAAGGGCATCACCGTCGGCGTCTCGGGCGACGAGGAGTTGGACAACGCCCTGGCCCGGGCCCGCGAGCAGCATCCCGAGGTGTTGATCGAGCAGCGCGCCAACGGCGACGACCTTCGACTGGTGGTCATCGACGGCAAGGTGGTGGCCGCTGCCTTACGCAAACCTGCCGAGATCATCGGCACCGGCACCCACACCATCGAGCAGTTGATCGAGGCGCAGAGTCGCCGACGCGCAGCGGCCACCGGCGGCGAATCGGTGATTCCCGTCGACGAGGTCACCAGGGCCACCGTGGCCGAGGCCGGATGGTCGTTCGAGGACGTGCTGCCCGAAGGACAACGGCTCCGGGTGCGCCGCACCGCAAACCTGCACCAGGGCGGCACAATCCACGACGTGACCGCCGAGGTGAACCCGGAACTGTGCCGGGTGGCTGTCGCCGCCGCCGAGGCGATCGGCATTCCGGTGACCGGTATCGATCTGCTGGTGCCTGACGTCACTGGCGAGGAGTACGTGTTCGTCGAGGCCAATGAGCGTCCGGGGCTGGCCAATCACGAACCCCAACCCACCGCAGCGGCGTTCATCGACTTCTTGTTCCCGGGACAGCCGGGGCTGCCGCAGGCGTGGACCCCCGAGCACGCGCCGGAGTGA
- a CDS encoding PE-PPE domain-containing protein, with protein sequence MAGPKRKRSHKVRRIAKTGAITAVATGLLCSTGPGTAAAGTATIPVGDYGSVELPVSTFATGWPFWFADTLGIMPELPDEIGRLGYLSSWNSRDFYNAITGISTDAVIDLDSTFHGVHISDRVDVMARAALVASFGSSSYAAMAAYRSLADAVLGAPLPGDYTPIESAPGRDDIPFKNIAAGDLTAAMYQDPALPNTLALVLALIRDPGTPNGGLAARFSGLPSLLGIHTVTPDVSMIVPDGFDLSDPYSVEMRQTQSRVCVPILGCSTVTYDVPAAVSNWDGGKMLLPLKFTLNWEYDTVSDFPATLNPVSLANSLMAGLLPSYIVRGLDTAALAEQLADQLGISTDAIVDALTGADPDSPEVTAAINNYLTVRASSLPLLEPLRLPFDLINTVLGTNLRNPVADALEPALKILVNIGYTDVVTPADIAANPQLSVYGEYGRTLDTMGEHIQFMSTSPLTVDEYLRVPGDVLTALLTGIKNVLVGATSASDGVVPSTPTEPEPDTENTTRAKNVITAAPYEQTQPADRSVDSTEQPATTESTADESESLGSDESDDVSSTTKTRPSSRTSARLALDGLSVRDSHTDRQDPSDDNSSCPPDSADAGEENDTKVSGESGDSGDADKSETKVTTAAE encoded by the coding sequence GTGGCGGGTCCAAAACGCAAGCGGAGCCACAAGGTCAGGCGCATCGCCAAGACCGGCGCAATCACTGCCGTCGCCACCGGCTTGTTGTGCAGCACGGGGCCCGGCACCGCGGCAGCCGGCACCGCGACCATCCCGGTTGGTGACTACGGCAGTGTCGAACTGCCAGTCTCGACGTTTGCCACGGGCTGGCCGTTCTGGTTCGCCGACACGCTGGGGATCATGCCCGAATTGCCCGACGAGATCGGCCGACTGGGCTATCTGTCGTCGTGGAACAGCCGTGACTTCTACAACGCCATCACCGGCATCTCCACCGACGCCGTGATCGACTTGGATTCCACCTTCCACGGAGTGCACATCAGCGACCGCGTCGACGTGATGGCCCGAGCGGCGTTGGTGGCCTCGTTCGGCTCGTCGTCCTATGCGGCGATGGCCGCCTACCGATCGTTGGCAGATGCAGTGCTGGGTGCACCCCTGCCCGGTGACTACACCCCGATCGAGTCGGCGCCGGGCCGAGATGACATCCCGTTCAAGAACATCGCGGCCGGGGACCTGACCGCCGCGATGTACCAGGATCCCGCGCTGCCGAACACCCTGGCTCTGGTGCTGGCGTTGATCCGAGACCCCGGCACGCCGAACGGAGGCCTGGCAGCTCGGTTCTCGGGGCTGCCCTCACTGCTGGGGATCCACACCGTGACCCCCGATGTGTCGATGATCGTGCCCGACGGTTTCGATCTCTCCGATCCCTACAGCGTCGAGATGCGCCAGACCCAAAGCCGGGTCTGCGTCCCCATCCTTGGTTGCAGCACCGTCACGTACGACGTCCCGGCCGCGGTGTCCAATTGGGATGGCGGCAAGATGCTGCTCCCGCTGAAGTTCACCTTGAACTGGGAGTACGACACGGTGAGTGATTTCCCGGCCACCCTGAACCCGGTATCGCTGGCCAACAGTCTGATGGCCGGACTGCTACCCAGCTATATCGTCCGCGGTCTGGACACCGCAGCGTTGGCCGAGCAGCTCGCCGACCAACTCGGGATCAGCACCGACGCCATCGTGGATGCGCTCACCGGCGCAGATCCCGACTCTCCGGAAGTCACCGCGGCCATCAACAACTACCTCACCGTGCGTGCCTCCAGCCTGCCGTTGCTGGAACCGCTGCGGCTACCGTTCGACCTGATCAACACGGTGTTGGGCACCAACCTGCGCAACCCTGTCGCCGACGCCCTGGAACCGGCACTGAAGATCCTGGTCAACATCGGCTACACCGACGTGGTGACACCTGCCGATATCGCCGCCAACCCCCAGTTGTCCGTGTACGGCGAGTACGGCCGCACCTTGGACACGATGGGCGAGCACATCCAGTTCATGTCGACGTCGCCGCTGACCGTGGACGAGTACCTGCGCGTCCCCGGAGATGTGTTGACCGCCCTGCTGACCGGGATCAAGAACGTCCTCGTCGGCGCTACCTCCGCCTCCGACGGTGTAGTGCCGTCGACTCCAACCGAACCGGAGCCGGACACAGAGAACACCACCAGGGCGAAGAACGTCATCACAGCGGCGCCGTACGAGCAGACCCAGCCGGCCGACAGGTCCGTCGACTCGACGGAGCAGCCCGCCACCACCGAATCGACGGCCGACGAGTCCGAGTCGCTCGGCAGCGACGAGTCGGATGACGTGTCGAGCACCACCAAAACCAGGCCGTCCAGCCGCACGTCGGCAAGGCTGGCACTGGATGGGCTTTCCGTGCGAGACAGCCACACCGATCGTCAGGACCCGTCGGACGACAACTCGTCGTGTCCACCGGATTCTGCCGATGCGGGCGAAGAGAACGACACCAAGGTCTCAGGAGAATCGGGAGACTCGGGGGACGCCGACAAATCGGAGACGAAGGTCACGACCGCCGCAGAGTGA
- a CDS encoding alpha/beta hydrolase, whose translation MPATMIPTVEGFPIPVDIAGPEKGPVVVMLAAAKLATAAYDGVCARLHTANLRTVVLGSDPRLTPKSVLGVLDVIGVRWAVLVGDRAGAELAWELAASRLDRFTGLVVVDRGHPRVPDPSGTVRLADCPAVEMNTTALVSTSPSRAVVHASQRYVYGDFRVVEMLARRNAQEATAQLAAEIVLRTSTW comes from the coding sequence ATGCCTGCGACGATGATTCCGACCGTCGAGGGCTTTCCCATTCCGGTTGACATCGCCGGTCCGGAGAAAGGTCCCGTGGTGGTGATGTTGGCCGCCGCGAAATTGGCCACGGCGGCCTACGACGGGGTCTGCGCACGGCTGCACACCGCCAATCTGCGCACGGTGGTGTTGGGCTCCGACCCGCGGCTGACACCCAAATCGGTGCTCGGCGTGCTCGACGTCATCGGGGTGCGCTGGGCCGTGCTGGTCGGCGACCGTGCCGGCGCGGAGTTGGCCTGGGAGCTCGCGGCGTCGCGGCTGGACCGGTTCACCGGGCTGGTGGTGGTGGACCGTGGGCATCCCCGGGTGCCGGACCCATCGGGCACGGTGCGTCTGGCCGACTGCCCGGCCGTCGAGATGAACACCACCGCACTGGTCAGTACGTCTCCGTCGCGGGCGGTGGTGCACGCCAGCCAGCGGTACGTCTACGGCGACTTCCGGGTGGTCGAGATGCTGGCGCGGCGCAACGCACAGGAGGCCACCGCTCAGTTGGCCGCCGAGATCGTGCTGCGCACCAGCACCTGGTGA
- the map gene encoding type I methionyl aminopeptidase, giving the protein MSVRSALRSGEVSPTLPVPKSIPRPEYAWKPTAKEGSEPWVQAPEVIEKMRVAGRIAADALAEAGKAVAPGVTTDRLDRIAHEYMVDHGAYPSTLGYKGFPKSCCTSLNEIICHGIPDSTVIEDGDIVNIDVTAYIDGVHGDTNATFLAGNVAEEHRLLVERTHEATMRAIKAVKPGRQLSVVGRVIEAYANRFGYNVVRDFTGHGIGETFHNGLVVLHYDQPSVDTVLEPGMTFTIEPMINLGGLDYEIWDDGWTVATRDKRWTAQFEHTLVVTDDGADILTLPSA; this is encoded by the coding sequence ATGTCAGTTCGTTCCGCGCTCCGCTCCGGTGAGGTGTCGCCCACGCTGCCGGTGCCCAAGTCGATTCCCCGGCCCGAATACGCTTGGAAGCCGACCGCCAAAGAGGGCAGCGAGCCCTGGGTGCAGGCGCCCGAGGTGATCGAGAAGATGCGGGTGGCCGGACGCATCGCCGCCGACGCGCTGGCCGAAGCCGGCAAAGCGGTGGCCCCCGGAGTCACCACCGACCGGCTGGACCGCATCGCGCACGAGTACATGGTCGACCACGGCGCGTACCCGTCGACGCTGGGCTACAAGGGCTTTCCGAAGTCCTGCTGCACTTCGCTGAACGAGATCATCTGCCACGGTATCCCGGACTCGACGGTGATCGAGGACGGCGACATCGTCAACATCGACGTCACCGCCTACATCGACGGCGTGCACGGTGACACGAACGCCACCTTCCTGGCCGGCAACGTGGCCGAGGAACACCGGCTGCTGGTCGAACGCACCCACGAAGCCACCATGCGGGCCATCAAGGCGGTCAAACCCGGCCGTCAGCTCTCTGTGGTGGGCCGGGTGATCGAAGCCTACGCAAACCGATTCGGCTACAACGTCGTTCGCGATTTCACCGGCCACGGCATCGGCGAGACGTTCCACAACGGACTGGTGGTGCTGCACTACGACCAGCCGTCCGTCGACACCGTGCTGGAACCCGGCATGACGTTCACCATCGAGCCGATGATCAACCTGGGCGGCCTCGACTACGAGATCTGGGACGACGGCTGGACCGTGGCCACCAGGGACAAGCGCTGGACCGCACAGTTCGAACACACCCTGGTGGTCACCGACGACGGCGCGGACATCCTGACGCTGCCTTCGGCGTGA
- a CDS encoding DUF1707 SHOCT-like domain-containing protein, protein MTVDDHTAAMRVSDADRNGTLRRLHNAVALGLIDIDEFEERSVQVSSARMRAELDILVDDLPGPGAIVTSAADRVELRGVMGSLKRHGQWTVPTRLALVRRMGSVDLDLTRAKFGGPIVVIELDLRVGGLDLRLPDGASASIDDIEVIMGSARDHRKDAPAEGNPHVILTGKVVCGGVDIRGPRRGWNRKRRA, encoded by the coding sequence ATGACCGTCGACGACCACACCGCTGCGATGCGCGTTTCCGACGCCGATCGCAATGGCACGCTGCGTAGGCTGCACAATGCCGTCGCGCTGGGTCTGATCGACATAGACGAGTTCGAGGAGCGTTCGGTACAGGTGTCGTCGGCACGGATGCGAGCCGAGCTCGACATCCTGGTCGACGATCTGCCCGGTCCCGGCGCCATCGTCACCTCGGCTGCCGACCGGGTGGAGCTGCGCGGTGTCATGGGCTCGCTGAAGCGCCACGGGCAGTGGACGGTACCCACCCGGCTGGCCCTGGTGCGCCGGATGGGTTCGGTGGATCTGGACCTCACCCGTGCCAAGTTCGGCGGGCCCATCGTGGTGATCGAACTGGACCTGCGGGTCGGCGGCCTGGATCTGCGGCTGCCCGACGGCGCCAGCGCCTCCATCGATGACATCGAGGTGATCATGGGCAGTGCTCGCGACCATCGCAAAGATGCTCCCGCCGAGGGCAATCCACACGTCATTCTCACCGGCAAGGTGGTGTGCGGAGGCGTCGACATCCGGGGGCCGCGCCGGGGCTGGAACCGCAAACGGCGGGCGTGA
- a CDS encoding GNAT family N-acetyltransferase yields the protein MSAPPLFRLVDERRVSVVRDAAAAHRVFDDDPVGSCMVAARVADHGIDPNAIGGELWTRRRAEESLCYAGANLIPLRGSAPDLHAFADKAMSTARRCSSLVGRAELVLPMWKRLESAWGPARDVRDQQPLLALATPPMCPVDPAVRRVRIDELDSYLVAAIDMFIGEVGIDPRLGDGGRGYRRRVAGLIAAGRAWARFEHGQVVFKAEVGSQSPSVGQIQGVWVHPERRGQGLGATGTAALAAAVVAGGRVASLYVNDYNAVARSAYARVGFTEVGTFATVLLD from the coding sequence ATGTCGGCTCCACCTCTGTTTCGTCTGGTCGACGAGCGGCGGGTGTCTGTGGTGCGCGACGCGGCCGCCGCACATCGGGTTTTCGACGACGATCCGGTGGGTTCGTGCATGGTGGCGGCCCGCGTCGCCGACCACGGGATCGACCCCAATGCCATCGGTGGTGAGCTGTGGACGCGCAGACGTGCCGAGGAGTCGCTGTGTTACGCCGGCGCCAACCTGATCCCGCTGCGCGGGTCGGCCCCGGATCTGCACGCCTTCGCCGACAAAGCCATGAGCACCGCGCGCCGTTGTTCGTCGCTGGTGGGCCGGGCCGAGCTGGTGCTGCCGATGTGGAAGCGGCTCGAAAGTGCCTGGGGCCCAGCGCGCGACGTGCGTGATCAACAACCATTGCTGGCGCTGGCGACACCCCCGATGTGCCCGGTGGACCCCGCGGTGCGCCGCGTGCGCATCGACGAGCTGGATTCCTATCTGGTGGCGGCCATCGACATGTTCATCGGTGAGGTGGGCATCGACCCGAGACTCGGCGACGGCGGGCGCGGCTATCGGCGTCGAGTGGCCGGGCTGATCGCTGCGGGCCGGGCCTGGGCTCGCTTCGAGCACGGTCAAGTGGTGTTCAAGGCCGAGGTCGGCTCACAGTCGCCGTCGGTGGGTCAGATCCAGGGCGTCTGGGTGCATCCCGAGCGACGTGGCCAGGGACTGGGTGCGACGGGCACGGCGGCATTGGCGGCCGCGGTGGTGGCCGGCGGCCGGGTGGCCAGCCTGTACGTCAACGACTACAACGCCGTGGCCCGGTCCGCCTATGCGCGGGTGGGGTTCACAGAGGTGGGTACGTTCGCCACCGTGCTGCTCGACTGA